The sequence GCGTCTGCGTCGAGACGAGCGTCACCTCGCCGAACGTGCGCGCGACGTCCACGAGAATGTCGCGCAGCGGCTCCGGAAGGCAGCCGGTCGGCGTCACGCCGTCCGCCGCTTCCGTGACGCCGGGCATGCCGCCGACGCCGAGCACCGCGCGCAGGAGCGAGCCGAGCGTCCGCTCGCGGGCCGGCGTCGCCTGATCCTGCGCGGCCGTCGCCGGCGCGACCGGTTCGGGCGTGGGCCGCGGCTCCGGCGCAGGGAGGCTCGGGGGGCGCGGGGGAGGTAGCGTGGGCGCCGCGACGAGTGCCTCTTCCGAATCCGGCGGCGTCGCGAGCGGCTCGGCGGCGTCGGGAGCGGCGACCGCGAGCGCCGACGTCTCGTCCTGCGCGTTCGTTTCCGGCGCAGGGGTCGCGCTCGTCTCGATCGGCGGCGGCGGCGCCGGGAGGCGGGCGAGAAGAGGCAGCGGCGGCGGATGCAGGTCGAAGCGTCCCGGGGCGGACGCTTCCGGCAGCGATGCGTAGCGGACGGGCACCGTCGCCTCCGGGGCCGGGTAGAGGGCGGACGGCTCCTGGGCGAGCAGCGCGTCGAGATCCGGCGCCGGCGACGGCGCGGCGTGGGGCTCGGGTGCGGCGATCGGCTCCGCCGCAGGCGTCGCCCCCTCGCCCGACGACGGCGCGACCTCCTCCTCGGCGCCGAGCACGATGCGCGTCGTCGTGACCCGCCGGATCGGCAGATCGACGATCTCGGCGAGGGTCGGCGCGGGTGCGGTTTCGGCGGGCGCCTCCGGCTGCGGGTCGAGCTGTGCGAGGACGAGCCTCCCCTCGGCGATGGCCGTGCCGGCCGTCGCCGCCTCCCAGGCGGGCGGTGCGGCCGAGGGCGGCTCGGGCAGCGGTGGCTCGGGGGCGAGCGCGGTGCGGATCGCGCCGAAGGCGGCGACGCTCGCGACGAGCACGCCCGCGCCCGCGAGCGACATGGTTCGCACCCGGAGGCCGGAGGTCGCCCTGCCGAGACCCGCCCTGCGCCAGTCGAAGCCGTCCATCGCGCTCTCCCTCGAGGAGCGCCCCCGCCATCCGTCGTGCGTCTGCAGCCGAGAATGCCGCGACATCGTGACTCAATCGGGACCGGTTGTTCAAGTCGGAGCAGCCGGCACCGTCGCGCAGCGGGCCGGAGGGCGAGCCGATCGGGCGCCGGAACGAGGCTCCGCCCTCGCTCGCAAACCGGACAGGCCATTTCGCACGGCATCTTCCCGGCGACGATGCGCGCCGGGTCGCGTAAGCTTCGCGGCCTCTGATCGGAGCCCACATGAGCAGCTTCTCGCGCAGCCAGCGGGTGGTGAAGCCCGCGACCCTCTCCAGGCACGGCGTCGTCGCCGCCCAGCACGTCCACGCCGCCGAGGCGGGAGCCGCGGTCCTCGCCGAGGGCGGCGACGCCGTCGACGCCGCGGTCGCCGTCTCCTTCGCCATGGGCGTGCTCGAACCGTGGATGAGCGGCCCGGCGGGCGGCGGCGCCATGATGGTCTGGCGCGCGGACGAGCAGCGCGCGGTGCCGGTCTGGTACGGCATGCGCTCGCCCGCCGGGCTCGATCCCGCCGATTATCCGCTCTCGGGCGACGGCCGCTCCTCAGATCTCTTCCCGTGGCGGGCGGTCGTGGACGACCGCAACGTCGAGGGCGCGACGGCGGTCGCCGTTCCGGGTCTCGTCGACGGGATCGGCCTCGCGCACGAGCGCTGGGGCCGGATGCCCTGGCGCGAGCTGCTGGAGCCGGCGATCGGCTTCGCCCGGGACGGCCTCGACGTCGACTGGTACGCGGCCTTGATCATCGCGAGCGCGACGCGCTCCCTCGCCCGCGACCCGGACGCCGCCGCCCTCTTCCTCGAGGACGGCCGCTGGCCGACCATCGCGCCCTGGACGGCGATCTCCGAGCAGCGCATCCCCTTTGCGCGCATGGCGGACACGCTCGATGCGCTCGCCCGCGGCGGCCGTCGCGAGCTCTACGAGGGCGCGGTCGGCGAGGCGCTCGCCCGCGACGTGCGCGACAAGGGCGGCAGCCTCGCGCACGCCGACCTCGCGGCCTATCGCGCCGGCTTCGAGGACCCGCTCGAGATCGAGGCCGGCGCAGGCCGCCTCTTCGCCGTGCCGGGCCTCACCGCCGGCCCGACCCTCGCCGGCACGATCCGGCGCCTCGGCGACGCCGGCGCCCGGCGGGCGCTCGCGCCGGGCGAGCGCACGGCGCGCCTCGCCGCGGCGCTCGGCGAG comes from Salinarimonas sp. and encodes:
- a CDS encoding gamma-glutamyltransferase, giving the protein MSSFSRSQRVVKPATLSRHGVVAAQHVHAAEAGAAVLAEGGDAVDAAVAVSFAMGVLEPWMSGPAGGGAMMVWRADEQRAVPVWYGMRSPAGLDPADYPLSGDGRSSDLFPWRAVVDDRNVEGATAVAVPGLVDGIGLAHERWGRMPWRELLEPAIGFARDGLDVDWYAALIIASATRSLARDPDAAALFLEDGRWPTIAPWTAISEQRIPFARMADTLDALARGGRRELYEGAVGEALARDVRDKGGSLAHADLAAYRAGFEDPLEIEAGAGRLFAVPGLTAGPTLAGTIRRLGDAGARRALAPGERTARLAAALGEAYAERLSTMGDNESPQAPGCTTHFSIVDRHGNMVAMTQTLLSIFGARVVSPSTGLLLNNGIMWFDPEPGRPNALAPGRRCLMNVCPVIGEIGETRFAIGASGGRKILPAVAQLALFMVEEGLDLDAAFHAPRFDFSGGPPVVADEAMPEATLASLRARFPVQTTKRTPYPFAFACPAGVSRTRDVNAGATEPLSPWGDAVAERDREDHPT